One genomic region from Desulfatibacillum aliphaticivorans DSM 15576 encodes:
- a CDS encoding saccharopine dehydrogenase family protein has product MANVLIIGAGGVGGVVTHKCAQVPEVFERITLASRTLEKCDAIASQIDRPIRTEQVDADNVPELAALIREIKPDLVVNVALPYQDLHIMDACLETKTDYLDTANYEPPDEAKFCYKWQWDYQERFREAGVMALLGSGFDPGVTNVFCAHAAKEHFDEIHYVDIMDCNAGDHGHPFATNFNPEINIREITQRGKYFENGRWLETDPLSVHKTFDFPGIGPREMYLMYHEEMESLTKHIPHIKRMRFWMTFGQEYLTHLRVLENVGMTRIDPVVFEGHEIVPLKFLKALLPEPSSLGENYSGKTCIGCMIEGVKDGQPQKYYVYNICDHAQAYKEVKAQAISYTTGVPAMIGAMLMVTGVWRGEGVFNMEQFDPSPFMEKLNIHGLPWTEKFL; this is encoded by the coding sequence ATGGCCAATGTATTGATAATCGGAGCAGGCGGAGTGGGCGGGGTGGTCACCCATAAGTGCGCCCAGGTCCCTGAGGTTTTTGAACGCATTACCCTGGCCAGCCGCACCCTGGAAAAATGCGACGCCATCGCCTCGCAAATAGACAGGCCCATACGCACCGAACAGGTTGATGCGGACAACGTCCCGGAACTGGCCGCCCTCATCCGGGAGATAAAGCCCGACCTGGTGGTCAACGTCGCCCTCCCCTACCAGGATTTGCATATTATGGACGCGTGCCTGGAAACCAAGACCGATTATCTGGACACCGCCAATTACGAACCGCCGGACGAAGCCAAATTTTGCTACAAGTGGCAATGGGACTACCAGGAAAGGTTCCGGGAGGCCGGCGTCATGGCCCTTTTGGGCAGCGGATTCGACCCCGGCGTGACCAATGTGTTTTGCGCCCATGCCGCCAAGGAGCATTTTGACGAAATCCATTACGTGGACATCATGGACTGCAACGCCGGAGATCACGGCCATCCTTTCGCCACCAATTTCAACCCGGAAATCAATATTCGCGAAATCACTCAAAGGGGAAAATATTTCGAAAACGGCCGGTGGCTGGAAACCGATCCCTTGTCCGTGCACAAGACCTTTGATTTCCCCGGCATTGGCCCCCGGGAAATGTACTTGATGTATCACGAGGAAATGGAATCCCTGACCAAACACATTCCCCACATCAAACGCATGCGGTTCTGGATGACTTTCGGCCAGGAATACCTGACCCATTTAAGGGTCCTGGAAAACGTAGGCATGACCCGCATCGACCCGGTGGTATTCGAAGGCCATGAAATCGTGCCTTTGAAATTTTTGAAGGCGCTGCTTCCCGAGCCAAGCTCTTTAGGCGAAAACTATTCTGGCAAGACGTGCATCGGCTGCATGATCGAGGGCGTCAAAGACGGGCAGCCTCAAAAATATTACGTGTACAACATCTGCGACCACGCCCAGGCTTATAAAGAAGTAAAGGCCCAGGCTATTTCATACACCACCGGGGTTCCCGCCATGATCGGCGCCATGCTTATGG